A stretch of DNA from Endozoicomonas sp. 8E:
ATGGTCTCATATCTGCACATCAGGAAAAGGCCCAGGGTAAAATCATGAAACCGCCTCTAATTTTTGACCTGTAACTTATATTTGTTTTCTTTTTAATACGTCTATGGTCTTATACCTGCACAACAGGATAAGGCCTCAGTATGAATGCTAACGACTTGATTTCACAACTCTCTATTATTAGTGACCCTCACCAAGCAAGGAGAGTTGGCCATAAGTGCATATTCTGGCATCACTTGAACATCCATTCTGGTAACTCGATGTTGCGATGAGAGAAGATGAAAGTCGCAACCGAAGAAATGACGGAGCAGAGATTTTAGCAGGCTTTAGATATATTGCAGTCAATCTGCTGAACAACACGAAAACCTTCAAAGCGGGTCTGAAGAGAAAACGAAAGAAAGCCGCTATGAGTACACGCTGTCTGGCTGAAGTCCTTGCTGGGCAGGCACTTTCATGATTTTGCCGTGGTTTTGATATTCAGAAATGTGAAAATTACTTTGTGAGAATTCCCTGATCTCAGGTTGTTGGACTGAACCTGGTTTTCCTGTTTTACACACCTTAAGGTAAGACTATATTACTACTACCTTAAGGTGGAGATAGAAAACCATGAGAGCATCTACAAAAGGACAAGTTACCATCCCTCGGGAAGTAAGAGAGGCACTCGGGATTTTGCCGGGTAGTGAAATAGAATTTATTGAGGAAAATGGCAGATTCTATCTGGAAAAAAGAGATCAACCAAAAACAAAGAAAAAATTTGCCCGGTTCAGGGGAATCGCATCAGCCCAAATGAGCACTGAAGAAATTATGGGACTTACGAGAGGCGAGCCGTGAATGGCATTCTGGTCGATTCCTGTGTTCTTCTCGACTTGTTGACTAACGATAAAAATGGGGCTGATTGGTCAGAGAAAATTCTCGAGCAATACAGTTAAAGTAATAGCTTGTTCATGAACTCAATAGTATACACAGAGATATCTAGGGAAAAATCATGAAAGCCCAGGAAACCACTGGGCTCAATGACTATAAGGATATCTACCTATAGAGTAAAATACACATCCATTGTCTTATACAAAAAAGATTTGGATGTTCTGAAAATGAATGCATTTGATTTAATGAATAGGCTATCTGTCATTTATGACGCACGTCAGCAATGGAAAGTAGATCATAAACTTACTGATATTCTGCTCTTAACCATCTGTGCTGTCATTGCTGGTTGTGAAGGTTGGGAAGAAATTGAAGACTTCGGCAATGAAAGACTGCAATGGTTAAAAAAGTATGGTGAATTTGAATACGGTATTCCTTCCCATCATACAATTTCCAGAGTAGTTGCTGCTATTAACCCAAAGCAATTCCAGAAATGCTTTATTGAGTGGATGCAAGCCTGTCACCAGACAACCAATGGTGAGATCATTGCAATTGATGGAAAAACAGCAAGAGGCTCTTACGATAAAGGCAAGGACAAAGGTGCAATTCACATGGTGAGTGCATTTGCGACTGCAAACGAATTGGTTCTTGGTCAAATTAAAATTAATGATAAAAGTAACGAGATT
This window harbors:
- a CDS encoding AbrB/MazE/SpoVT family DNA-binding domain-containing protein — its product is MRASTKGQVTIPREVREALGILPGSEIEFIEENGRFYLEKRDQPKTKKKFARFRGIASAQMSTEEIMGLTRGEP